Proteins found in one Pempheris klunzingeri isolate RE-2024b chromosome 6, fPemKlu1.hap1, whole genome shotgun sequence genomic segment:
- the cimap1d gene encoding outer dense fiber protein 3-like protein 2b — MEKKYPVIAGREKGPGPGRYGLPPTIGFVGHDFTKPTSPAYSFHGRMSDNMYCVDSSPGPQYHVDAKITRFGRDGTPKYSMLGRMKPQIEELFQTPGPGAYSPERAPPCNLQCRPPSYTMSSRTHYRSVDSVPAPNKYSLPPLMGPQVPNKPASASYTMSGSYSSGGPSVDLAKTPGPCKYNSTEPSVYLRRQPAFSMLGRHRLSRDATEKPGPGTYNPEKVTVHKARAPAYSLGIRHSEFVTPLVVNVSD; from the exons atggagaaaaaatatCCAGTAAttgcaggaagagaaaaag GGCCAGGACCTGGGCGCTACGGGCTTCCTCCCACCATTGGATTTGTCGGCCACGACTTCACCAAGCCAACTAGTCCTGCCTATTCTTTCCATGGCAGGATGAGTGACAATA TGTATTGTGTTGACTCAAGTCCAGGGCCTCAGTATCATGTTGACGCAAAAATCACTCGTTTTGGAAGAGACGGCACACCTAAATACTCAATGTTGGGCAGAATGAAACCTCAGA TAGAGGAGCTTTTCCAGACACCTGGACCCGGTGCGTACAGCCCTGAGAGAGCCCCACCATGTAATCTCCAGTGTAGGCCTCCATCCTACACAATGAGCTCACGTACACACTACCGGAGCGTCGACTCAGTACCTGCTCCTAACAAGtactctctgcctcctctcatGGGCCCTCAAGTCCCAAACAAGCCAGCCAGCGCCAGCTACACAATGTCAGGCAGTTACAGCTCAGGGGGGCCATCTGTGGATTTGGCCAAGACGCCAGGGCCCTGCAAGTACAACAGTACGGAACCAAGTGTTTATCTACGTCGACAGCCGGCGTTTTCCATGCTGGGACGTCACAGATTATCCAGAGATGCCACAGAGAAACCCGGTCCTGGAACTTACAATCCAGAGAAAGTGACAGTTCACAAAGCTCGGGCACCAGCCTACTCCCTGGGAATCAGACACTCAGAATTTGTTACTCCGCTAGTTGTAAATGTCTCTGACTGA
- the cks2 gene encoding cyclin-dependent kinases regulatory subunit 2 has product MSKKQIYYSDKYNDEEFEYRHVVLPKQLSKLVPSSHLMTEDEWRGLGVQQSQGWIHYMIHKPEPHILLFRRPLPKD; this is encoded by the exons ATGTCGAAAAAACAGATTTACTATTCTGACAAGTACAACGATGAGGAGTTCGAGTACAG GCATGTCGTGCTTCCAAAGCAGCTGTCTAAACTGGTGCCCTCCTCCCACCTGATGACGGAGGATGAGTGGAGGGGGCTGGGGGTGCAGCAGAGCCAGGGTTGGATTCACTACATGATCCACAAACCGG AGCCACACATACTGCTTTTCAGAAGACCCCTCCCAAAGGATTAA